One window of the Mycobacterium xenopi genome contains the following:
- a CDS encoding Ms4533A family Cys-rich leader peptide → MHTASGNRACYILALIAVGNCAVADIHCCR, encoded by the coding sequence ATGCATACAGCGTCCGGCAACCGAGCGTGCTATATCTTGGCGCTCATTGCTGTGGGGAATTGCGCTGTGGCCGATATCCACTGTTGTCGCTGA
- the cysW gene encoding sulfate ABC transporter permease subunit CysW produces the protein MTLSPWVRRLIRGVALGYVFVLVIVPVAVILWRAFAPGIGQFFAYVSTPAAVSALHLSLLVVAIVVPLNVIFGIPTALVLARNRFRGKGVLQAIIDLPFAVSPVIVGVALIVLWGSAGALGFIERDFGFKIIFGLPGIVLASVFVTLPFVIREVEPVLHELGTDQEEAAATLGSNWWQTFWRITLPSVRWGLTYGIVLTIARTLGEYGAVLMVSSNLPGTSQTLTLLVSDRYNRGAEYGAYALSVLLMTVSVVVLVFQVVLDARRVRKEVP, from the coding sequence ATGACGCTCTCGCCGTGGGTTCGCCGCCTGATCCGCGGGGTGGCGCTCGGGTATGTGTTCGTGTTGGTCATTGTCCCGGTGGCGGTGATCCTGTGGCGGGCATTCGCGCCCGGGATTGGCCAGTTCTTCGCCTACGTCAGCACTCCGGCCGCGGTGTCGGCGCTGCACCTGTCGTTACTGGTGGTGGCGATCGTCGTGCCGCTGAACGTGATCTTCGGCATTCCTACGGCGTTGGTGTTGGCGCGCAACAGGTTTCGCGGCAAGGGTGTGCTGCAGGCCATCATCGACCTGCCATTCGCGGTCTCACCGGTGATCGTGGGTGTGGCGCTGATCGTGCTGTGGGGCTCGGCCGGTGCACTGGGCTTCATCGAACGAGACTTCGGGTTCAAGATCATCTTCGGTCTGCCCGGCATCGTGTTGGCCAGTGTCTTCGTCACGCTGCCGTTCGTGATTCGCGAGGTCGAACCGGTGCTGCACGAGCTGGGCACCGACCAGGAGGAGGCGGCGGCGACACTGGGTTCCAACTGGTGGCAGACGTTCTGGCGGATCACTTTGCCGTCCGTCCGGTGGGGACTGACCTACGGCATCGTGTTGACCATCGCTCGCACATTGGGGGAATACGGCGCAGTGCTCATGGTGTCCTCGAACCTTCCAGGCACCTCGCAGACGCTGACCCTGTTGGTCTCCGACCGCTACAACCGAGGCGCTGAATACGGTGCCTACGCGTTGTCAGTGCTGCTGATGACGGTCTCCGTGGTGGTTCTCGTGTTTCAGGTCGTCCTCGATGCGCGCCGCGTACGAAAGGAGGTGCCATGA
- a CDS encoding sulfate/molybdate ABC transporter ATP-binding protein: MTDAIIVAGAYKRYGDFVALDDVDFTVPAGSLTALLGPSGSGKSTLLRTIAGLDQPDRGTITINGRDVTRVPPQRRGIGFVFQHYAAFKHLTVRDNVAFGLKIRRRPKSEITKKVDNLLEIVGLSGFQNRYPNQLSGGQRQRMALARALAVDPQVLLLDEPFGALDAKVREDLRAWLRRLHDDVHVTTVLVTHDQAEALDVADRIAVLNKGRIEQVGSPTEVYDTPVNAFVMSFLGKVSSLNGTLVRPHDIRVGRRPDMKIAAGDAAAEAAGVIRATIDRVVMLGFEVRVELTNAATGSPFTAQITRGDAEALGLKEGDTVYVAATRVPPIADDVPVSSAEALT, encoded by the coding sequence ATGACTGACGCGATCATCGTGGCCGGTGCCTACAAACGCTACGGCGATTTCGTCGCGCTCGACGACGTGGACTTCACCGTGCCCGCCGGCTCCCTGACCGCGCTGCTGGGTCCAAGCGGTTCTGGCAAGTCGACACTGCTGCGTACCATCGCCGGTCTCGACCAGCCCGACCGCGGCACCATCACGATCAACGGTCGCGACGTTACCCGGGTGCCGCCGCAACGACGCGGGATCGGCTTCGTGTTCCAGCACTATGCGGCGTTCAAGCATCTGACGGTGCGCGACAACGTGGCGTTCGGGTTGAAAATCCGCAGGCGTCCTAAAAGCGAGATCACCAAGAAAGTTGACAACCTGCTCGAGATCGTGGGGCTGAGCGGATTCCAAAACCGTTACCCCAACCAACTTTCCGGTGGTCAACGTCAGCGGATGGCGCTGGCCCGCGCGCTGGCCGTCGACCCACAAGTGCTGCTGCTTGACGAGCCGTTCGGTGCACTCGACGCGAAGGTCCGCGAGGACCTGCGCGCGTGGCTGCGTCGGCTGCACGACGACGTGCACGTCACCACGGTGCTGGTGACCCACGATCAGGCCGAGGCGCTTGACGTGGCTGACCGCATCGCCGTGCTCAACAAGGGTCGCATCGAACAGGTGGGATCGCCGACCGAGGTCTACGACACTCCTGTGAACGCGTTCGTGATGTCGTTCCTGGGCAAAGTCTCCTCGTTGAACGGCACCCTGGTGCGTCCACACGACATCAGGGTCGGCCGCCGCCCCGATATGAAAATCGCCGCCGGCGACGCCGCCGCGGAGGCGGCCGGGGTCATCCGAGCCACCATCGACCGGGTCGTGATGCTCGGCTTCGAGGTGCGCGTCGAGTTGACCAACGCGGCTACTGGCAGCCCGTTCACCGCCCAAATCACCCGCGGCGACGCCGAGGCGCTCGGCCTGAAGGAGGGGGACACCGTGTACGTGGCGGCCACCCGGGTTCCGCCGATTGCCGACGACGTGCCGGTATCCAGCGCCGAGGCCTTGACCTAG
- a CDS encoding phosphoadenylyl-sulfate reductase → MSDSTTWTEARLRELAARGAAELDGASATELLQWTDETFGGVNGPRGWATCNYVVASNMQDAVLVDLAAKVRPGVPVLFLDTGYHFVETIGTRDAIEAVYDVHVLNITPEHTVAEQDRLLGKNLFARDPNECCRLRKVAPLAKALRGYAAWVTGLRRVEAPTRANAPLISFDEQFKLVKVNPLAAWTDQDVADYIAEHDVLVNPLVYEGYPSIGCAPCTAKPVDGADPRSGRWKGTGKVECGLHAS, encoded by the coding sequence ATGAGCGATTCGACAACCTGGACCGAGGCGCGGCTGCGCGAGCTGGCGGCGCGCGGCGCCGCCGAGTTGGACGGCGCGAGCGCCACCGAGTTACTGCAGTGGACCGACGAAACCTTCGGCGGCGTCAACGGGCCCCGAGGCTGGGCGACCTGCAACTATGTCGTGGCTTCCAACATGCAAGACGCCGTGCTGGTGGATCTGGCCGCCAAAGTCCGCCCCGGTGTGCCGGTGCTGTTCTTGGACACCGGCTACCACTTCGTGGAAACGATCGGCACCCGCGACGCCATCGAGGCCGTCTACGACGTGCACGTGCTCAACATCACTCCGGAGCACACCGTGGCCGAGCAGGACCGGCTGCTGGGCAAGAACCTGTTCGCGCGTGACCCCAACGAGTGCTGTCGGCTGCGTAAGGTCGCCCCGCTGGCCAAGGCGTTGCGCGGTTACGCAGCGTGGGTGACGGGGCTGCGCCGAGTCGAGGCGCCGACGCGCGCCAACGCCCCGTTGATCAGCTTCGACGAGCAGTTCAAGCTGGTGAAGGTCAACCCGCTGGCGGCCTGGACCGACCAGGACGTGGCCGACTACATCGCCGAGCATGATGTGCTGGTCAATCCCCTTGTCTACGAAGGCTATCCATCGATCGGCTGCGCCCCGTGCACGGCCAAGCCGGTCGACGGCGCCGACCCGCGCAGCGGGCGCTGGAAGGGGACCGGCAAGGTCGAATGCGGGCTGCACGCGTCGTGA
- a CDS encoding sulfate ABC transporter substrate-binding protein, translated as MFSNAVCASRWRHVVGFTTVASIVVACHGGASDVVGGAAANAHTSITLVAYSAPEPGWSKVIPAFNASEQGRGVQVITSYGASGDQSRGVVDGKPADLVNLSVEPDITRLVKAGKVSKDWDKDATKGIPFGSVVTLVVRAGNPKKIKDWDDLLRPGVEVITPSPLSSGSAKWNLLAPYAAKSGGGRNSRAGLDFVNKLVSEHVKLRPGSGREATDVFVQGSGDVLISYENEAIATERQGKPIEHINPPQTFKIENPLAVVTTSSHLDTATAFKNFQYTAEAQKLWAQAGFRPVDPAVAAEVRDQFPAPVKLWNITDLGGWDVVDPQLFDKTTGSISKIYMKATG; from the coding sequence ATGTTCAGCAACGCCGTATGCGCCTCACGCTGGCGGCATGTTGTTGGATTCACGACTGTCGCGAGCATTGTTGTCGCGTGCCACGGCGGCGCCAGTGACGTCGTCGGGGGTGCCGCGGCCAACGCGCATACCAGCATCACCCTGGTCGCCTACTCGGCGCCAGAACCGGGGTGGAGCAAGGTAATTCCCGCATTCAATGCGTCCGAACAGGGCAGGGGCGTGCAAGTCATCACCTCGTACGGGGCATCCGGCGACCAGTCACGCGGCGTGGTCGACGGGAAGCCGGCGGATTTGGTGAACTTGTCGGTCGAACCCGATATCACCCGACTGGTCAAGGCGGGCAAGGTTTCCAAGGACTGGGACAAAGACGCCACCAAGGGCATCCCATTCGGGTCCGTGGTGACCCTGGTGGTGCGCGCGGGCAATCCCAAAAAGATCAAGGACTGGGACGATCTGCTGCGGCCCGGTGTGGAAGTCATCACCCCAAGCCCACTGAGTTCAGGGTCGGCCAAATGGAACCTGCTGGCCCCGTATGCCGCCAAAAGCGGCGGTGGCCGGAATAGCCGGGCGGGCCTCGACTTTGTCAACAAACTGGTGAGTGAACATGTGAAACTGCGGCCGGGATCGGGCCGCGAAGCCACCGATGTCTTCGTCCAGGGCAGCGGTGACGTATTGATCAGCTACGAAAACGAAGCCATCGCCACTGAGCGTCAGGGTAAGCCGATCGAGCACATCAACCCGCCGCAGACCTTCAAGATTGAAAACCCGCTGGCGGTGGTGACCACCAGCAGCCACTTGGACACCGCGACCGCGTTCAAAAACTTCCAGTACACGGCTGAGGCGCAAAAGCTTTGGGCGCAAGCCGGTTTCCGACCAGTCGATCCCGCGGTCGCCGCGGAGGTGCGAGACCAGTTCCCGGCACCGGTCAAACTGTGGAACATCACCGACCTCGGTGGCTGGGACGTGGTCGACCCGCAGTTGTTCGACAAGACCACCGGCAGCATCAGCAAGATCTATATGAAGGCCACGGGATGA
- a CDS encoding nitrite/sulfite reductase: MTTSRPSPPRSRGRAEGQWALGYHEPLNATERLKKDDDPLNVRARIENIYAQRGFDSIDKTDLRGRFRWLGLYTQRAEGYDGTWTGDENVDLLEARYFMMRVRTDGKALSAAAVRTLGEISTEFARDTADISDRENLQYHWIEIENVPEIWQRLAAVGLQTTEACGDCPRGMLGSPLAGESLDEVLDATPALQEIIRRYIGNPEYANLPRKYKTAVSGLQDVAHEINDVSFIGVRHPEHGPGLDLWVGGGLSTNPMLAQRVGAWVPLDEVPDVWEAVTAVFRDYGYRRLRSKARLKFLIKDWGIPKFREVLETEYLKRPLIDGPPPEPVNHPIDHVGVQRLKNGLNAVGVAPIAGRVTGTKLSAVADLMERADSDRARFTAYQKLIILDVPDSKLDELVTGLDALGLPSRPSHWRRNLMACSGIEFCKLSFAETRGRAQLLVPELEKRLEDINSQLDVPITVNINGCPNSCARIQVADIGFKGQMIDDGHGGSVEGFQVHLGGSLGADSGFGRKLRQHKVAADELGDYIDRVVRNFVKHRNEGERFAQWAMRADEDDLR; the protein is encoded by the coding sequence ATGACCACTTCCCGTCCCAGCCCCCCACGTTCTAGGGGCCGCGCTGAAGGCCAGTGGGCGCTGGGCTATCACGAGCCGTTGAATGCCACCGAGCGGCTCAAGAAGGACGACGATCCGCTCAACGTGCGGGCCCGCATCGAAAACATCTACGCCCAGCGCGGATTCGACAGCATCGACAAGACCGATCTGCGCGGCCGGTTCCGCTGGCTGGGCCTCTACACCCAGCGTGCCGAGGGCTACGACGGCACCTGGACCGGTGACGAGAACGTCGACCTGCTCGAGGCCCGCTACTTCATGATGCGAGTACGCACCGACGGCAAGGCACTCTCGGCTGCTGCGGTCCGAACCCTGGGCGAGATCTCGACCGAGTTCGCCCGCGACACCGCCGACATCTCCGACCGAGAGAATCTGCAGTACCACTGGATCGAAATCGAGAACGTCCCCGAAATCTGGCAACGGCTGGCCGCGGTCGGCTTGCAGACCACCGAGGCCTGCGGCGACTGCCCCCGGGGCATGCTCGGTTCACCGCTGGCCGGTGAATCGCTCGACGAGGTGCTCGACGCTACCCCGGCCCTTCAGGAGATCATTCGCCGCTACATCGGCAACCCGGAGTACGCCAACCTGCCCCGCAAGTACAAGACCGCGGTCTCGGGTCTGCAGGACGTCGCGCACGAAATCAACGACGTCTCCTTCATCGGGGTGCGGCACCCCGAACACGGGCCGGGCCTGGACCTGTGGGTGGGCGGCGGGCTGTCGACAAACCCGATGCTGGCCCAGCGGGTCGGTGCCTGGGTGCCGCTCGACGAGGTGCCCGACGTGTGGGAAGCGGTGACCGCGGTTTTCCGCGACTACGGCTACCGGCGGCTGCGCTCCAAGGCCCGGCTGAAATTCCTGATCAAGGACTGGGGCATACCGAAATTCCGGGAAGTGCTGGAAACCGAGTACCTCAAGCGGCCGCTCATCGACGGTCCGCCTCCCGAACCGGTCAACCACCCGATCGACCACGTCGGCGTGCAGCGGCTGAAGAACGGCCTCAATGCGGTCGGCGTGGCCCCGATCGCCGGGCGGGTCACCGGCACGAAACTGTCGGCGGTCGCCGACCTCATGGAGCGCGCCGACTCGGATCGGGCCCGGTTCACCGCCTACCAGAAGCTGATCATCCTCGACGTGCCCGACTCCAAGCTGGACGAACTGGTCACCGGTCTGGACGCGCTGGGGCTGCCGTCGCGGCCGTCGCACTGGCGCCGGAACCTCATGGCGTGCAGTGGTATCGAGTTCTGCAAGCTGTCGTTTGCCGAAACCCGAGGTCGTGCACAGCTTTTGGTTCCTGAGTTGGAAAAACGCCTGGAGGACATCAACTCCCAACTCGATGTGCCGATCACGGTGAACATCAACGGCTGCCCGAACTCGTGCGCGCGGATCCAGGTCGCCGACATCGGGTTCAAAGGCCAGATGATCGACGACGGCCACGGTGGATCGGTCGAAGGCTTTCAGGTGCATCTGGGCGGCAGCCTGGGCGCCGACAGCGGCTTCGGGCGAAAGTTGCGCCAGCATAAGGTCGCCGCCGACGAGCTTGGCGACTACATCGACCGGGTGGTCCGCAACTTCGTCAAACACCGCAACGAAGGCGAGCGGTTCGCACAGTGGGCCATGCGCGCCGATGAGGATGATCTGCGATGA
- the cysT gene encoding sulfate ABC transporter permease subunit CysT, protein MTTTITPDPEAIRPELDHHADRGLSRPDLHQASVSLRVGVAVVWLSVIVLLPLAAIGWQAAGGGWRAFWLAVTSNAALDSFRVTLTISAGVTLLNLPFGLLIAWVLVRDDFPGKRLVDAVIDLPFALPTIVASLVMLALYGPHSPVGVHLQHTAWGVGVALAFVTLPFVVRAVQPVLLEIDRETEEAAASLGASSPTIFFRVVLPSLTPALLSGAGLAFSRAIGEFGSVVLIGGAVPGKTEVSSQWIRTLIENDDRTGAAAISIVLLAISFVVLFALRTLGAHAAKREELAA, encoded by the coding sequence ATGACGACTACGATCACGCCCGACCCGGAGGCGATCCGGCCCGAACTCGACCACCACGCTGATCGCGGGCTGAGCCGGCCCGACCTGCATCAAGCCAGCGTGTCGCTGCGCGTCGGGGTAGCGGTGGTATGGCTGTCGGTAATCGTGCTGTTGCCGCTGGCCGCGATCGGCTGGCAGGCCGCCGGTGGCGGTTGGCGGGCTTTTTGGTTGGCGGTGACCTCCAATGCGGCGCTGGACTCGTTTCGGGTGACGCTGACGATTTCAGCCGGTGTCACCCTGCTTAACCTGCCGTTTGGCCTGCTTATCGCGTGGGTCCTGGTGCGCGACGACTTTCCGGGCAAGCGGCTTGTCGATGCCGTCATCGACCTGCCGTTCGCGTTGCCCACCATCGTGGCCAGCCTGGTGATGCTGGCACTCTACGGGCCGCACAGTCCAGTAGGTGTGCATCTTCAGCACACCGCGTGGGGTGTGGGGGTCGCGCTAGCGTTCGTGACGTTGCCTTTCGTGGTGCGGGCCGTGCAGCCGGTGCTGCTCGAGATCGACCGCGAGACCGAAGAGGCGGCTGCATCGCTGGGGGCGAGCAGCCCGACGATCTTCTTTCGCGTGGTGCTGCCCTCGCTGACTCCGGCATTGTTATCCGGTGCGGGGCTGGCCTTTTCGCGTGCAATCGGCGAATTCGGGTCGGTGGTGCTTATCGGCGGCGCGGTGCCGGGCAAAACCGAAGTGTCCTCGCAGTGGATCAGGACACTGATCGAGAACGACGATCGCACCGGCGCTGCCGCGATATCGATTGTGTTGCTGGCGATCTCATTTGTCGTGTTGTTCGCCCTGCGCACCTTGGGAGCCCACGCAGCCAAACGGGAGGAGCTGGCCGCATGA
- a CDS encoding Ms4527A family Cys-rich leader peptide — protein MARRYVWHNGRVTVAYRSSFRIPLVARRHIDLKRVCSCRCPALMS, from the coding sequence ATGGCTCGCCGGTACGTATGGCACAATGGGCGGGTGACCGTCGCCTACCGCAGCTCATTCCGTATTCCGTTGGTGGCGCGTCGGCACATCGATCTCAAGCGTGTCTGCAGCTGTCGCTGTCCGGCCTTGATGTCGTAG
- the hemW gene encoding radical SAM family heme chaperone HemW yields MAQTVPVGLPEVRLAPGAPFGVYVHVPFCLTRCGYCDFNTYTPAELGGVNPDAWLSVLGAELKLAAARLGGPTADTVFVGGGTPSLLGAERLCAVLEMVRDQFGLAPDAEVSTEANPESTSPELFDALRRAGYTRISLGMQSVSPRVLATLDRVHSPGRAVAAAREALAAGFEHVNLDLIYGTPGESDDDLRRSVDAAVEAGVDHVSAYALVVEEGTALARRVRRGELAAPDGDVLAHRYEIVDALLQGAGFDWYEVSNWSRPGGRCRHNIGYWDGGQWWGAGPGAHSYVGITRWWNVKHPNSYAVLVAESSLPVAGFEELDAQALHTEDVMLKIRLRQGLPLRLLRPEERERAAVAIADGLVTNERERLVLTDRGRLLADAVVRTVLG; encoded by the coding sequence ATGGCGCAGACGGTGCCTGTTGGCCTTCCGGAGGTGCGACTGGCACCCGGCGCACCGTTCGGCGTGTACGTGCACGTGCCGTTCTGTTTGACCCGCTGCGGCTACTGCGACTTCAACACCTACACTCCAGCCGAGTTGGGCGGGGTCAACCCGGACGCCTGGCTGAGCGTGTTGGGCGCGGAGCTGAAGCTGGCGGCTGCACGGTTGGGCGGGCCGACGGCGGACACCGTGTTCGTCGGAGGTGGGACGCCGTCGCTGCTGGGCGCCGAGCGACTGTGCGCGGTGCTCGAGATGGTGCGGGATCAGTTCGGGCTGGCTCCCGACGCCGAGGTCAGCACCGAGGCCAACCCGGAATCCACGTCGCCGGAGTTGTTCGACGCGCTGCGCAGGGCCGGCTATACCCGGATATCGCTGGGGATGCAGTCGGTGTCGCCGAGGGTGCTCGCGACGCTGGACCGGGTTCATTCCCCCGGGCGCGCGGTGGCCGCGGCCCGCGAGGCGCTGGCTGCGGGCTTCGAGCATGTCAACCTCGACCTGATCTACGGGACTCCGGGTGAATCCGACGACGATCTGCGGCGCTCGGTGGACGCGGCGGTCGAGGCGGGTGTCGATCATGTGTCGGCGTATGCGCTCGTGGTCGAAGAGGGCACCGCATTGGCCCGACGGGTCCGCCGTGGTGAGCTGGCCGCGCCCGACGGGGACGTACTCGCCCATCGCTACGAGATCGTCGACGCGTTGCTGCAGGGGGCCGGTTTCGACTGGTATGAGGTCTCCAACTGGAGCCGACCCGGCGGGCGGTGCCGGCACAACATCGGCTACTGGGATGGCGGCCAGTGGTGGGGTGCCGGACCGGGAGCCCACAGCTATGTCGGTATCACTCGATGGTGGAATGTCAAGCACCCCAATAGCTATGCAGTGTTGGTGGCCGAATCATCGCTTCCGGTAGCGGGTTTCGAAGAACTCGACGCGCAGGCTTTGCACACCGAAGACGTGATGTTGAAAATCCGCCTGCGCCAAGGCCTGCCGTTAAGGCTGCTGCGCCCCGAGGAACGGGAGCGCGCCGCGGTCGCCATCGCAGATGGTCTAGTGACGAACGAACGCGAGCGGCTGGTGCTCACCGACCGCGGCCGATTGTTGGCTGATGCGGTGGTGCGCACGGTGCTGGGTTGA
- a CDS encoding FAD-dependent oxidoreductase: MREETTCAIVGGGPAGVVLGLLLARAGVEVTLLEKHGDFLRDFRGDTVHPPTLRLLDELGLWERFAALPYSEVRNATVVSRGRTVTYVDFERLRQPHPFIAMVPQWDLLNLLAEAAQTEPTFTLRMRTEATGLLREGGRVAGVRYQGPGGAGELSAELTVGCDGRWSVVRREAALPGREYPVRFDVWWFRLPHQRSAQFSLLPRIGHGKALLLIPRQGYFQIAYLGPKGADPQLRARGIEAFRRDVAELVPEAAESVDALTSMDDVKHLDVRINRLRRWHTDGLLCIGDAAHAMSPAGGVGINLAVQDAVAAATLLAGPLRRHRVTARDLAAVRRRRALPTAVTQTMQRVVHRQVVDPILRGEDPTQSAVLSLVDRLPWLSALPAFLVGVGIRPEHAPAFAKR, from the coding sequence ATGCGCGAAGAAACCACCTGCGCGATCGTCGGTGGCGGCCCGGCCGGAGTGGTGCTCGGGCTGCTCTTGGCCCGCGCGGGCGTCGAGGTCACGTTGCTGGAGAAGCACGGTGACTTCCTGCGCGACTTCCGCGGTGACACCGTGCACCCGCCCACGCTGCGGCTGCTCGACGAGCTGGGGCTCTGGGAGCGCTTCGCGGCCTTGCCCTACAGCGAGGTCCGCAACGCGACGGTGGTATCACGGGGGCGCACGGTGACCTACGTCGACTTCGAACGGCTGCGCCAACCCCACCCCTTCATCGCGATGGTGCCGCAGTGGGACCTGCTGAACCTGCTTGCCGAAGCCGCGCAGACCGAGCCGACGTTCACGTTACGGATGCGCACCGAAGCCACCGGTTTGCTGCGGGAGGGCGGCCGGGTTGCCGGGGTGCGTTACCAGGGGCCCGGCGGAGCCGGTGAACTGAGCGCCGAGTTGACCGTGGGATGTGACGGCCGATGGTCGGTCGTCCGGCGAGAGGCCGCGCTGCCGGGACGCGAATATCCGGTGCGCTTCGACGTGTGGTGGTTTCGGTTACCCCACCAGCGGTCGGCGCAGTTTTCCTTGCTGCCCCGCATCGGCCACGGCAAGGCGCTCCTGCTGATTCCCCGGCAGGGCTATTTCCAGATCGCTTACCTCGGGCCCAAGGGCGCCGACCCCCAGTTGCGTGCACGAGGTATCGAAGCGTTCCGCCGCGACGTCGCCGAGCTGGTGCCCGAAGCGGCCGAGTCGGTGGACGCGCTGACGTCCATGGACGACGTCAAGCACCTCGACGTGCGGATCAATCGGCTGCGTCGGTGGCACACCGACGGGCTGCTGTGCATCGGTGATGCCGCACATGCGATGTCGCCGGCGGGAGGTGTCGGCATCAATCTCGCGGTCCAGGACGCCGTCGCCGCAGCGACATTGCTGGCCGGCCCGCTGCGGCGGCACCGGGTGACCGCCCGCGACCTCGCCGCAGTCCGCCGCCGCCGCGCGTTGCCCACCGCCGTGACCCAAACGATGCAGCGGGTGGTTCACCGGCAAGTGGTCGACCCGATCCTTCGCGGTGAGGACCCCACCCAGTCGGCGGTGCTCAGCCTGGTCGATCGGCTGCCGTGGCTTTCGGCGCTGCCAGCCTTTCTCGTCGGGGTGGGCATCCGCCCCGAACACGCCCCGGCTTTTGCCAAGCGCTGA
- a CDS encoding sirohydrochlorin chelatase, translating into MTTLVLTAHGSADPRAAANARAVARRLRHIRPGLDVRVAFCELTSPRLVDVLTPGAVVSPLLLVDAYHARVDIPRQIAGFADVRQADVLGQDERLLAVLRERLSDAGVSPLDSEVGVLVVAIGSSCVDANARTSSVAPRLAAGTCWAGAATAFATRPRSLAHAVGELRRRGARRLVIAPWVLAPGRLVDRVREFAQDGGIPMAAPLGAHRLVAETVLDRFDQALTADRLAA; encoded by the coding sequence GTGACCACACTCGTATTGACCGCACACGGCAGCGCGGATCCTCGCGCGGCCGCCAATGCCCGCGCTGTCGCGCGCCGGTTGCGGCACATCCGGCCAGGTCTGGACGTGCGGGTGGCGTTCTGCGAGCTCACCTCGCCGCGCCTGGTCGACGTGCTGACGCCGGGTGCCGTTGTCAGCCCGCTGCTGTTGGTCGACGCCTACCACGCTCGCGTCGACATACCACGACAAATCGCCGGTTTTGCCGATGTGCGCCAAGCCGATGTCCTCGGCCAAGACGAGCGCCTACTAGCGGTGCTGCGCGAAAGACTCAGCGACGCAGGGGTTTCCCCACTGGACAGCGAAGTCGGCGTTCTCGTGGTGGCTATCGGCTCGTCGTGCGTCGATGCGAACGCGCGCACCTCGTCCGTGGCGCCGAGGCTGGCGGCGGGCACCTGCTGGGCAGGTGCCGCGACAGCGTTTGCCACCAGGCCCAGATCGCTGGCACACGCTGTCGGCGAGTTGCGGCGCCGCGGGGCGCGTCGGCTGGTGATCGCGCCGTGGGTGCTGGCGCCGGGACGGTTGGTCGACCGGGTGCGTGAGTTCGCCCAAGACGGCGGCATTCCGATGGCCGCCCCGCTTGGTGCCCACCGGCTGGTCGCCGAGACCGTGCTGGATCGCTTCGACCAAGCGCTGACCGCTGACCGGTTGGCGGCCTAA